One genomic segment of Streptomyces sp. TLI_146 includes these proteins:
- a CDS encoding alpha-1,4-glucan--maltose-1-phosphate maltosyltransferase, translated as MPIGRIPVLDVRPAVDCGRRPAKAVVGEAFLVTATVFREGHDAVAANVVLRDPRGRPGPWTPMRELAPGTDRWGAEVTPAAEGHWSYTVEAWSDPVATWRRHAGIKIPAGLDTELVLTEGAALYERAARGVPKTKGREAVLAAVDALRDGARPAAARLAAALTPEADAALTRYPLRELVSASEPLPLLVERERALFGSWYELFPRSEGAVVQPGRPPVSGTFRTAAERLPAVAAMGFDVVYLPPVHPIGTTFRKGPNNSLSAAPGDVGVPWAIGSPDGGHDAVHPDLGTLDDFDHFVRTAGDLRMEVALDFALQCSPDHPWVDKHPDWFHHRADGTIAYAENPPKKYQDIYPLAFDRDMPGLVAETVRILRFWMDHGVRIFRVDNPHTKPVVFWEQVLAEVNGTDPDVVFLAEAFTRPAMMHTLARIGFQQSYTYFTWRNTKQELTEYLTELTGEAAAYMRPNFFVNTPDILHAYLQHGGRPAFEVRAVLAATLSPSWGVYAGYELCENTALHDGSEEYLNSEKYELRPRDWEAAEREGRSLAPLLTSLNRIRRRHPALRQLRSLRFHHTDNDAVLAYSKRSGSNTVLVVANLDPHHTQEATVSLDMPELGLSWHESVPVRDELTGETYHWGRTNYVRLEPGRAPAHVLVLRPSPPIGGSPTP; from the coding sequence ATGCCCATCGGCCGTATCCCCGTCCTGGACGTCCGCCCCGCCGTCGACTGCGGCAGAAGGCCGGCGAAGGCGGTGGTGGGCGAGGCCTTCCTGGTCACCGCCACCGTCTTCCGAGAAGGCCATGACGCGGTCGCCGCCAACGTGGTCCTGCGCGACCCGCGTGGGCGGCCCGGCCCGTGGACGCCGATGCGCGAGCTGGCGCCCGGCACCGACCGCTGGGGCGCCGAGGTCACCCCGGCGGCCGAAGGGCACTGGTCGTATACGGTCGAGGCGTGGAGCGACCCGGTGGCCACCTGGCGCCGGCACGCGGGGATCAAGATCCCGGCGGGTCTGGACACCGAGCTGGTCCTCACGGAGGGCGCCGCGCTGTACGAGCGGGCCGCGCGCGGGGTGCCGAAGACCAAGGGGCGCGAGGCGGTGCTCGCCGCGGTGGACGCCCTGCGCGACGGCGCCCGCCCGGCCGCCGCCCGGCTCGCCGCGGCCCTGACCCCCGAGGCCGACGCGGCCCTGACCCGCTACCCGCTGCGCGAACTGGTCAGCGCCAGCGAGCCGTTGCCCCTGCTGGTCGAGCGCGAGCGGGCGCTCTTCGGGTCCTGGTACGAGCTGTTCCCGCGCTCCGAGGGCGCGGTGGTCCAGCCCGGCAGGCCGCCGGTGAGCGGCACCTTCCGGACCGCCGCCGAGCGGCTGCCCGCGGTCGCCGCGATGGGCTTCGACGTGGTCTATCTGCCGCCCGTCCACCCCATCGGCACCACCTTCCGCAAGGGCCCCAACAACAGCCTGTCGGCCGCGCCCGGCGACGTCGGCGTGCCCTGGGCCATCGGCTCGCCCGACGGCGGGCACGACGCCGTCCACCCGGACCTCGGCACCCTCGACGACTTCGACCACTTCGTGCGCACGGCCGGCGATCTGCGCATGGAGGTGGCCCTCGACTTCGCGCTCCAGTGCTCGCCGGACCACCCCTGGGTGGACAAGCACCCCGACTGGTTCCACCACCGGGCGGACGGCACCATCGCGTACGCCGAGAACCCGCCGAAGAAGTACCAGGACATCTATCCGCTCGCCTTCGACCGCGACATGCCGGGGCTGGTCGCCGAGACCGTGCGGATCCTGCGGTTCTGGATGGACCACGGGGTGCGGATCTTCCGCGTCGACAACCCGCACACCAAGCCGGTGGTGTTCTGGGAGCAGGTGCTCGCCGAGGTCAACGGGACCGACCCGGACGTGGTGTTCCTGGCCGAGGCGTTCACCCGGCCCGCGATGATGCACACGCTGGCCCGGATCGGCTTCCAGCAGTCGTACACGTACTTCACCTGGCGCAACACCAAGCAGGAGCTGACCGAGTACCTCACCGAGCTGACCGGCGAGGCGGCCGCGTACATGCGGCCCAACTTCTTCGTGAACACCCCCGACATCCTGCACGCCTACCTCCAGCACGGCGGCCGCCCCGCCTTCGAGGTGCGCGCGGTGCTCGCGGCGACGCTCTCGCCGAGCTGGGGTGTGTACGCGGGGTACGAGCTGTGCGAGAACACGGCGCTGCACGACGGCAGCGAGGAGTACCTGAACTCGGAGAAGTACGAGCTGCGGCCCCGGGACTGGGAGGCGGCCGAGCGCGAGGGCCGCTCGCTGGCCCCGCTGCTGACCTCGCTCAACCGGATCCGGCGGCGCCATCCCGCGCTGCGGCAGCTGCGCTCGCTGCGCTTCCACCACACCGACAACGACGCGGTGCTCGCGTACAGCAAGCGCTCGGGGTCGAACACCGTTCTGGTGGTCGCCAACCTCGACCCCCACCACACCCAGGAGGCCACGGTCTCGTTGGACATGCCGGAACTCGGCCTTTCGTGGCACGAGTCCGTCCCGGTGCGCGACGAGCTCACCGGTGAGACCTACCACTGGGGCAGGACCAACTACGTGCGCCTAGAGCCGGGCCGCGCGCCCGCGCACGTCCTGGTCCTGCGACCGTCCCCGCCGATCGGAGGGTCACCCACACCATGA
- a CDS encoding S8 family peptidase, producing MGATRGTRLRTAGALTALGTVAALVLALPARAAPPEGRVLGADAPGAVGGSYIVTLKDSTSASSAAGRELAARYGARISRTYGTALNGYAVRADAGRARRLAADPGVVSVAQDSAVALEHRQDDRPGGAPPAPAPQVTWPRGGGAGVTAYVIDTGVRTTHREFGGRASSGWDFVDDDADAQDGNGHGTHVAATLAGATTGVAGSAAVVAVRVLDDRGTGTTARVIAGIDWVTRHAHRPAVANLSLGGAPSPELDRAVRGAVAAGVTFTVAAGNEGEPAARHSPARVAEAITVGASDRDDARASFSNWGSALDLFAPGTGVVSAWNTGDTAYRTLSGTSMAAPHVAGAAALYLGGYPAADPAEVGAALTARAATGRITRAGPGSPDRLLRVDGGPDAN from the coding sequence ATGGGAGCGACACGCGGTACACGGCTGCGCACGGCCGGGGCGCTGACGGCGCTGGGCACGGTGGCGGCGCTGGTCCTCGCGCTGCCCGCCCGGGCCGCGCCGCCCGAGGGGCGCGTGCTCGGCGCGGACGCGCCGGGCGCGGTCGGCGGCAGCTACATCGTCACGCTCAAGGACTCCACCAGCGCCTCTTCCGCGGCGGGCCGCGAGCTCGCCGCCCGGTATGGGGCCCGGATCAGCCGTACGTACGGCACCGCCCTCAACGGCTACGCGGTCCGCGCCGACGCCGGCCGGGCCCGGCGCCTGGCCGCCGACCCGGGCGTGGTGTCGGTGGCGCAGGACAGCGCCGTCGCCCTGGAGCACCGCCAGGACGACCGGCCGGGCGGGGCCCCGCCCGCCCCGGCGCCGCAGGTGACCTGGCCGCGGGGCGGCGGTGCGGGCGTCACTGCGTATGTGATCGACACCGGGGTGCGCACCACCCACCGGGAGTTCGGCGGCCGGGCGAGCAGCGGCTGGGACTTCGTGGACGACGACGCCGACGCCCAGGACGGCAACGGCCACGGCACCCATGTGGCGGCGACCCTGGCGGGCGCGACGACCGGCGTGGCGGGGAGCGCGGCGGTGGTGGCCGTGCGCGTCCTGGACGACCGGGGCACCGGCACCACCGCCCGGGTGATAGCCGGGATCGACTGGGTGACCCGCCACGCCCACCGCCCCGCCGTCGCCAATCTGAGCCTGGGCGGCGCCCCCAGCCCGGAGCTCGACCGGGCGGTGCGGGGCGCGGTCGCCGCCGGGGTGACCTTCACGGTCGCGGCCGGGAACGAGGGGGAACCGGCCGCACGCCACTCCCCGGCCCGGGTCGCGGAGGCGATCACGGTCGGCGCGAGCGACCGCGACGACGCCCGGGCCTCCTTCTCCAACTGGGGCTCCGCACTTGATCTGTTCGCCCCGGGTACGGGTGTCGTCTCGGCGTGGAACACGGGCGACACGGCGTACCGGACGCTGTCGGGCACGTCGATGGCGGCGCCGCACGTCGCGGGCGCGGCCGCGCTGTACCTCGGCGGGTACCCGGCGGCGGATCCCGCCGAGGTGGGAGCGGCCCTGACCGCGCGGGCGGCCACCGGCCGGATCACCCGCGCCGGTCCCGGCTCGCCCGACCGCCTGCTGCGCGTGGACGGTGGCCCGGATGCCAACTGA
- the glgP gene encoding alpha-glucan family phosphorylase, whose amino-acid sequence MKAIRRFTVRPVLPEPLRPLSELARNLRWSWHPETRELFRSVDPEGWRAAGEDPVRLLGSVSAARLAALAEDRRFVRSLTACADDLADYLGGRRWYQEQPEGLPRAIAYFSPEFGITAALPQYSGGLGILAGDHLKSASDLGVPLIGVGLLYRHGYFRQSLSRDGWQQEHYPVLDPNELPLSLLREADGEPARIRLHLPGGRALHAVVWIARVGRVPLLMLDSDVEENGPGEREVTDRLYGGGSEHRLLQEMLLGIGGVRAVRAYCRITGHPAPEVFHTNEGHAGFLGLERIRELAGEGLEFEAALESVRAGTVFTTHTPVPAGIDRFDRELVAHHLGDDGELPGVDVSKILQLGMETYPGGEPNLFNMAVMGLRLAQRANGVSTLHGEVSREMFAGLWPGFDPSEVPITSITNGVHAPTWVAPEVFRLGARQIGAGRAEDALTVGGSPRWDAVADIPDSEIWELRRELREQLVLEVRERLYASWRTRGAGTAELGWVDGVLDPDILTIGFARRVPSYKRLTLMLRDRDRLMELLLHPTRPVQIVVAGKAHPADDSGKRLVQELVRFADDPRVRHRIVFLPDYGMAMAKKLYPGCDVWLNNPLRPLEACGTSGMKAALNGCLNLSVLDGWWDEWYEPDFGWAIPTADGSATDEDRRDQLESTALYDLIEDRVAPRFYDRGESGLPGRWIEMVRETLASLGPKVLAGRMVREYVERLYAPAARAHRDLGPDTARELAAWKARVRAAWPQVAVDHVEAVAATAPNGHAELGSTLALRVRAGLGGLQPDDVEVQAVAGRVDAADTLAEARTVALKPAGGPDLEGRWVYEGPLALDRTGPYGYTVRVLPAHRLLADGADLGLVALPTEATGEGAGVLMR is encoded by the coding sequence GTGAAGGCAATCCGTCGATTCACCGTCCGCCCCGTCCTCCCCGAGCCCCTGCGGCCGCTGAGTGAGCTGGCCCGCAATCTGCGCTGGTCCTGGCATCCGGAGACCCGCGAACTGTTCCGGTCCGTCGACCCCGAGGGATGGCGGGCGGCCGGAGAGGACCCCGTGCGCCTGCTGGGGTCGGTCTCCGCCGCCCGGCTCGCCGCCCTCGCCGAGGACCGCCGCTTCGTGCGGTCCCTGACCGCCTGCGCCGACGACCTCGCCGACTATCTGGGCGGGCGGCGGTGGTACCAGGAGCAGCCCGAGGGGCTGCCCCGGGCCATCGCCTACTTCTCGCCGGAGTTCGGGATCACCGCCGCCCTGCCGCAGTACTCGGGCGGGCTCGGCATCCTCGCCGGCGACCACCTCAAATCCGCGAGCGACCTCGGCGTGCCGCTGATCGGGGTCGGACTCCTCTACCGGCACGGCTACTTCCGCCAGTCCCTCTCGCGCGACGGCTGGCAGCAGGAGCACTATCCCGTCCTCGACCCCAACGAACTGCCGCTGTCACTGCTGCGCGAGGCCGACGGCGAGCCCGCCCGGATCCGTCTGCACCTGCCCGGCGGCCGCGCCCTGCACGCGGTGGTCTGGATCGCCCGGGTCGGCCGGGTCCCGCTCCTGATGCTCGACTCGGACGTGGAGGAGAACGGCCCGGGCGAACGCGAGGTCACCGACCGGCTGTACGGGGGCGGCAGCGAGCACCGGCTGCTCCAGGAGATGCTGCTGGGCATCGGCGGGGTGCGGGCGGTGCGCGCGTACTGCCGGATCACCGGGCACCCCGCGCCCGAGGTCTTCCACACCAACGAGGGCCACGCGGGCTTCCTCGGCCTGGAGCGGATCCGGGAACTCGCCGGTGAGGGGCTGGAGTTCGAGGCGGCCCTGGAGTCGGTGCGGGCCGGGACCGTCTTCACCACCCACACCCCGGTCCCGGCCGGCATCGACCGCTTCGACCGCGAACTGGTCGCCCACCACCTCGGCGACGACGGCGAACTGCCGGGCGTCGACGTCTCGAAGATCCTCCAGCTCGGCATGGAGACCTACCCGGGCGGCGAGCCCAACCTCTTCAACATGGCCGTGATGGGGCTGCGCCTGGCCCAGCGCGCCAACGGCGTCTCCACCCTGCACGGCGAGGTCAGCCGGGAGATGTTCGCGGGCCTGTGGCCCGGGTTCGACCCCTCGGAGGTGCCGATCACCTCCATCACCAACGGGGTGCACGCGCCGACCTGGGTCGCGCCCGAGGTGTTCCGGCTCGGCGCCCGGCAGATCGGCGCCGGGCGCGCCGAGGACGCGCTGACCGTGGGCGGCTCGCCGCGCTGGGACGCGGTCGCCGACATCCCCGACAGCGAGATCTGGGAGCTGAGGCGCGAGCTGCGCGAGCAGCTGGTCCTCGAAGTGCGCGAGCGGCTGTACGCGTCGTGGCGCACCCGCGGGGCCGGTACGGCGGAGCTGGGCTGGGTGGACGGGGTGCTCGACCCCGACATCCTGACCATCGGCTTCGCCCGCCGCGTCCCCTCGTACAAGCGGCTGACCCTGATGCTCCGCGACCGGGACCGGCTGATGGAGCTGCTGCTCCATCCGACCCGGCCGGTGCAGATCGTGGTGGCGGGCAAGGCGCACCCCGCCGACGACAGCGGCAAGCGGCTCGTCCAGGAGCTGGTGCGGTTCGCCGACGACCCCCGGGTGCGTCACCGCATCGTCTTCCTGCCCGACTACGGGATGGCGATGGCCAAGAAGCTCTACCCGGGCTGTGACGTGTGGCTCAACAATCCGCTGCGGCCCCTTGAGGCGTGCGGGACCAGTGGGATGAAGGCCGCGCTCAACGGGTGCCTCAACCTGTCGGTCCTGGACGGCTGGTGGGACGAATGGTACGAGCCGGACTTCGGCTGGGCGATCCCGACCGCCGACGGCTCCGCCACCGACGAGGACCGCAGGGACCAGCTGGAGTCGACGGCCCTCTACGACCTGATCGAGGACCGGGTGGCGCCGCGCTTCTACGACCGGGGCGAGAGCGGGCTGCCCGGCCGCTGGATCGAGATGGTCCGCGAGACCCTGGCCTCTCTCGGCCCCAAGGTGCTGGCGGGGCGGATGGTGCGGGAGTACGTGGAGCGGCTGTACGCGCCCGCCGCCCGGGCCCACCGCGACCTGGGCCCGGACACGGCCCGGGAGCTGGCGGCCTGGAAGGCCCGGGTGCGGGCGGCCTGGCCGCAGGTGGCGGTCGACCATGTGGAGGCGGTGGCCGCGACCGCGCCGAACGGGCACGCGGAGCTCGGCTCCACGCTCGCCCTGCGGGTGCGGGCCGGCCTCGGCGGGCTCCAGCCGGACGACGTGGAGGTGCAGGCGGTCGCCGGGCGGGTGGACGCCGCCGACACCCTCGCCGAGGCCCGTACCGTCGCCCTGAAGCCCGCGGGCGGCCCGGACCTGGAGGGGCGCTGGGTGTACGAGGGCCCGCTCGCCCTGGACCGGACCGGCCCCTACGGCTACACGGTCCGCGTCCTGCCCGCCCACCGGCTCCTCGCCGACGGCGCCGATCTCGGCCTGGTCGCCCTGCCGACCGAGGCGACGGGGGAGGGGGCGGGGGTGCTGATGCGCTGA
- a CDS encoding BMP family ABC transporter substrate-binding protein yields MKQVKQVRQAQAAKAAREEQDKQGRYARYRLRFARLTALARVHRRRVWIAAGAAAAVVVAAVLVSVLDKDDKPGPPDPRARQYKNVDACLLTGDKGVTEGTEGAPVWAGMQDASKATHARVNFVPVTDEQTAANATPFVNSLIQRSCDVVVAVGKAPVAAAEAAAKAHPKVRFVVVGGEAAAANVTAVKPGDGVKADVARAVEQGVNTPG; encoded by the coding sequence GTGAAGCAGGTCAAGCAGGTGCGTCAGGCGCAGGCGGCGAAGGCCGCCCGCGAGGAGCAGGACAAGCAGGGCCGATACGCGCGCTACCGGCTGCGGTTCGCCCGGCTCACCGCGCTGGCGCGGGTGCACCGGCGCCGGGTGTGGATCGCCGCGGGCGCGGCGGCGGCCGTGGTCGTCGCCGCGGTGCTGGTCTCGGTGCTGGACAAGGACGACAAGCCGGGGCCGCCGGATCCGCGGGCCCGCCAGTACAAGAACGTCGACGCCTGTCTGCTGACCGGGGACAAGGGTGTGACCGAGGGCACCGAGGGCGCGCCGGTATGGGCGGGGATGCAGGACGCCTCGAAGGCCACCCACGCGCGCGTCAACTTCGTCCCGGTGACGGACGAGCAGACCGCCGCCAACGCCACCCCGTTCGTCAACAGCCTCATCCAGCGCTCCTGCGACGTGGTCGTGGCGGTCGGCAAGGCTCCGGTGGCGGCGGCCGAGGCGGCCGCGAAGGCCCACCCCAAGGTCCGCTTCGTGGTGGTCGGCGGCGAGGCCGCGGCGGCCAATGTGACGGCCGTGAAGCCGGGTGACGGAGTGAAGGCGGATGTCGCCCGGGCCGTCGAGCAGGGGGTCAATACACCCGGATAG